The following coding sequences lie in one Megalodesulfovibrio gigas DSM 1382 = ATCC 19364 genomic window:
- a CDS encoding YbjN domain-containing protein, with protein MPHTQPVQPSVNAFRMVKEYLLDMGMVIAEEDSAEQLVVVDKEEDGIKQMIVDCEDDILVIEQVIMPLQRCDAACCIRLLQMNRELLHGAFCLTADAKTLLFRDTLQLATLDRNELEASVHALSLALAEFSTELLAFAKA; from the coding sequence ATGCCCCATACGCAGCCAGTGCAGCCTTCGGTAAACGCATTCCGCATGGTCAAGGAGTATCTCCTGGACATGGGGATGGTGATTGCGGAGGAAGACTCCGCCGAACAACTCGTTGTCGTGGACAAGGAAGAAGATGGCATCAAGCAGATGATTGTGGATTGCGAGGATGACATTCTGGTCATCGAGCAGGTCATCATGCCGTTGCAACGCTGCGATGCCGCCTGCTGCATCCGCCTGCTGCAGATGAATCGCGAGCTGCTGCACGGCGCCTTCTGCCTGACGGCAGACGCCAAGACCCTGCTGTTCCGCGACACGTTGCAGCTGGCCACCCTGGACCGCAACGAGCTGGAAGCCAGCGTGCACGCCCTGTCCCTGGCCCTGGCGGAATTTTCCACGGAACTCCTGGCGTTTGCCAAGGCCTGA
- a CDS encoding PspA/IM30 family protein: protein MSIFRRLFKVGQSEAHAVLDSLEDPIKMTEQGIRDLRQDLQQAMQSLAEVKALALRTRRDADNAALRAADYEKKAILLLQRMQAGTLSQAEAERLAAQALQEKESSAADALRLAQEASRHEQMAAQLQANVNKIKASVQTYENDLRTLKARATTAQATKKINQQLSRIDTSGTIAMLEKMKNKVEQDEALAQAYGDMAQVDKSVDDEINAALAGTNPTVVQSLDDLKRKMGILTAASVKELPPA, encoded by the coding sequence ATGTCCATTTTCCGTCGTCTCTTCAAGGTCGGCCAGTCTGAAGCCCACGCCGTGCTGGACTCGCTGGAAGACCCCATCAAAATGACCGAACAAGGCATCCGCGACCTCCGGCAGGACCTGCAGCAGGCCATGCAGAGCCTGGCCGAGGTCAAGGCCCTGGCCCTGCGCACCCGCCGCGATGCAGACAACGCCGCCCTGCGTGCTGCGGATTACGAGAAAAAGGCCATCCTGCTGCTGCAGCGCATGCAGGCCGGGACGCTTTCCCAGGCAGAGGCCGAACGGCTGGCCGCCCAGGCCCTGCAGGAAAAGGAAAGCAGCGCCGCAGATGCCCTGCGTCTGGCCCAGGAAGCCTCCCGCCATGAGCAGATGGCCGCCCAGTTGCAGGCCAACGTCAACAAGATCAAAGCCTCGGTGCAGACCTACGAAAACGACCTGCGCACCCTCAAGGCCCGGGCCACCACCGCCCAGGCCACCAAAAAAATCAACCAGCAGCTCTCCCGCATCGATACCTCCGGCACCATCGCCATGCTGGAAAAGATGAAAAACAAGGTGGAGCAGGACGAAGCCCTGGCCCAGGCCTATGGCGACATGGCCCAGGTGGATAAAAGCGTGGACGACGAGATCAATGCCGCCCTGGCCGGCACCAACCCCACCGTGGTGCAGAGCCTGGACGACCTGAAGCGCAAGATGGGCATCCTCACGGCGGCGTCCGTCAAGGAACTGCCCCCGGCGTAG
- a CDS encoding queuosine precursor transporter — translation MTASRQYQYLDIITGLFVALLLISNVASTKIVVLGPFTFDGGTLLFPLTYIFGDVLTEVYGYARSRRVIWTGFFSLFLLSGLLTVVGMLPAASDWGHQAAFETILGQAPRIVIASFIAYFAGGFINAYLMARMKIWSSGRQLWVRTIGSTVAGEGVDTALFCVIAFWGVLPAELLWAVIISNYVFKVAVEVLFTPLTYAFVGFLKRAEREDVYDRDTDFNPFVLKS, via the coding sequence ATGACCGCTTCCAGGCAGTACCAGTACTTGGACATCATCACCGGGCTGTTTGTGGCCCTGCTGCTCATCTCCAACGTGGCCTCCACCAAGATCGTGGTCCTGGGGCCTTTTACGTTTGACGGCGGCACCCTGCTGTTTCCCCTGACCTACATCTTTGGCGACGTGCTCACCGAAGTGTACGGCTATGCCCGCAGCCGCCGTGTCATCTGGACCGGGTTCTTCTCCCTGTTCCTGCTGTCGGGCCTGCTCACCGTGGTGGGCATGCTGCCGGCCGCCTCGGACTGGGGCCATCAGGCCGCCTTCGAGACCATCCTGGGCCAGGCGCCGCGCATCGTCATCGCCAGCTTCATTGCCTATTTCGCCGGCGGGTTCATCAACGCCTACCTCATGGCTCGCATGAAGATCTGGTCCTCGGGCCGGCAACTGTGGGTGCGCACCATTGGCTCCACCGTGGCCGGGGAGGGCGTGGATACGGCGTTGTTCTGCGTCATCGCCTTCTGGGGCGTGCTGCCGGCGGAATTGCTGTGGGCCGTCATCATTTCCAATTATGTCTTCAAGGTGGCCGTGGAGGTGCTCTTCACCCCGCTGACCTACGCCTTCGTCGGCTTCCTCAAGCGGGCCGAGCGTGAAGATGTTTACGACCGCGACACCGACTTCAATCCCTTCGTGCTCAAGAGCTGA
- a CDS encoding DUF4178 domain-containing protein: protein MSLFSRLLKTVGMGGDASSAPTRTDLTLADLMPGDMLDHDLATWQVVAVNRYDFKDFQTREWQLDSTAGTRWLELEEDDEPYWSLSQTIPFASLGKPQCDRIRASIRDTGDPPDSLEREGRRFHLEDMAGGHFYKDGIASPKPFLQWHYVREDGEQFLTIEQWAEDEFEASVGHQVQPWQFTNLLPGATR, encoded by the coding sequence ATGAGCCTGTTTTCACGCCTCCTCAAGACCGTCGGCATGGGTGGAGACGCCTCCTCGGCCCCGACGCGCACGGATCTGACCCTCGCGGATCTCATGCCCGGCGACATGCTGGATCATGACCTCGCCACCTGGCAGGTCGTGGCCGTCAACCGGTACGACTTCAAGGACTTCCAGACCCGCGAATGGCAGCTGGATTCCACCGCCGGCACCCGCTGGCTGGAGCTGGAAGAGGACGACGAGCCATACTGGTCCCTCTCCCAGACCATTCCCTTTGCCTCCCTGGGCAAGCCCCAGTGCGACCGCATCCGCGCCAGCATCCGCGACACGGGCGACCCGCCAGACAGCCTGGAGCGCGAGGGCCGGCGCTTTCATCTGGAAGACATGGCCGGCGGCCACTTCTACAAAGACGGCATCGCCTCGCCCAAGCCCTTCCTGCAGTGGCACTACGTACGCGAGGACGGCGAACAGTTTCTGACCATCGAACAGTGGGCCGAAGATGAGTTCGAAGCCTCCGTGGGGCATCAGGTCCAGCCCTGGCAGTTCACCAACCTGCTCCCCGGCGCGACGCGGTAG